The DNA sequence ttttacatttttcccatttttctTCCAGGAACACTGATAACATTCTAACTTATCACCTGGGCCAACAAGCAGAAGTGGCAGCAGCAAGGAGCCATGTAAAATACAAGcaacaaataaaagcaaaatggtAATCACTGCAAGCCAAGCAAAGAGAGCCAAGAAGTTGATTcttctgaaagaaacaatctgaataaactaaaaatatgTGCTTTTCTcagttcaaataaaaaccATCACAGCCATGCATGCTCCAAAGCTCTGATGGTTAAACATAACAGGAACTGACTTTTCGAAGGAAAAGTCACTCAATCATCAGAAGCCATTCAGACCATATAATTTCACTTTCAAATACATTTTTACAAAGGACTGAAATCCAAGATGGACAATGCAAGTcaaaaaacaagacaagaaaTATTGTCATTactatatttatttttattatttatcttttaaaaattttctatGCCTTTCAGAATAAATAAATCTTGTCATTtcattagaaaaaaaattatttatgaatttcatttgaaacttAAACATCAGGGCTAAGAATTTTAAAGTCACTTTGtgataaattttgttgtttcaataAGGTGGTTCAACTACTGTACAGGTAACAAGATCTACATGACAATCATGTTTGTCCATACTTTTATCAAGTGGAATTGATGCAAATGGtttgttataaaataaataatccTTCATTTTTGAAGGATAACTAAATAAGGCAGCTTTCCACTTCTCCATTGACTAAAGATCTCCTATAAAACTATTACTGCTCCAAATTAAGAGCCATGTTAAGCTTCTTGCTATACAATCTATCCCAACCACCACACAGCCGTTCAATCTCCAAGGCAACAGCTAAACATAAGCGATCCTTATTGTTTGCTGCCACTACTTGAACACCAAGGGGTAATCCTGACTGGCTCAGACCCACAGGGCACTGTGTTACAGGTAGATaaagaacattaaaaattgcggtgtatgaaaagttgaaagGGAACAACAAAGGCTGGTTATGATTCAAAGCAGGTGATGGGTGGGAGGGGTACAGAACTATCCCATCCTCACCCAGAATAGATTCAAGTTCCTGACGTAGCTCTTCTCCAATTTGAAGAAATGACTCCAAAACACCTTTGGGGGTTACTGACTCAACTTTCTCAAGAATTCCCAGGCCAATGGCAGGAATTGTGTGATTGGAGAGTCCTACACATGCCTTCATCAATTCCCAGTAAGGATTCACACTGGCCTCCTGGTTTCCCAAGTAGAAGCAAAATGGCTTTTGTGCTGCAGATGACATCATGGATGTCCAGATCTCAAGGGAGGAAGCAAATTTGTCTATCTTTAGAGGTTCTGCTTTTACTCCAAGCTTCTCTTCAAGTTGTTGGCAGACATACAGTTGTGCTTGCTTAAGTTCAGGAGCAACATTTGATACCAAAAAATTTCCTCCACAGTCCTCAATGGTGAAAATCCTCAGCTTAGAAACATCGACAGTGTCATCAAGATTTAGTGATGTAGCACCCTCACCTGCCATAACCTGGATAGCACAGAAAAACCATTCACGATTAACAAGTAAATCACCCCAAAGCAGTTGAATCATGTGAACTAAGACAACCAGGAcacaaaacttgaaaattcattttgtgAATCAAAGGTTGCTAGAATGGGAAATTAACCAGTGAAATTTCTATGTTTTGTACTTCTTTTCAGGTTTTGAAACTATGACTACCTAAAACTTGCTAATAAAAAGAGAATGCTCAAGGGACCATTACTATCTTCAATGCTTCAAATGTGAATGTTTATTCTTCAAGAAATGGCTGGCAGCGATTTCTTAATTTCTACCTTGATGTGGACGATAtttccaataataattttcgTAAATATCATCCACATTAtttttgcaagcagtattaaGATACACAAATGCTTGGTCATGAAAGAGTTCCTTACAGTTTTAATAGTCCAGTTTTGCACACAGCTACGTACATGTCCTTCATTCAGCGACAAAAATAGCATTATCattaagaaataattatcGTAATAACTAGCTCATACATTCATGTTGTGAGATTAAAAAGCCTTTGATGAACCTACCGAAAGTAAAGGTTTGAGGTCTTCGGCATATCTACACATGGGTCCAGTACAAAGGAACTGCTGTCTGTTGCCAGTGGCATCAGGAAACTGACCACTGTTGGGCACAATATCTGGACTTGGTTTATGTCCAAATATTCCATTGAAAAATGATGGCATTCTGATGCTCCCACCAATGTCTGAAAAAAAGGGTTTTAGAAAGTTCAGCCAGaaagaatgaataaaaatactGTAACAATAATACATTgcttacagttcaaatacaaGACTTTCATGTACCAAAATCATATATTTACATGTAGATCTATAGCCATCATCTACAAGCTTATAACCAATCCacaaaatgaccagctcccagttggcttgatagctcaactggtggagcacggCACAAGCATTGGAGAGGccagggttcaaatcccattcaAGCCCGAATTTTTTAGGTGTAAGCGGCATTAAAAAACACCACAACCCGCAATTCAAATACATGACTTGCAGTTATTAACATCACATAGAATAATACATTGCTTGGTTGAAACCATGTTCATCATAGAGAGACATGGGTATAGAGAATAAAATCATTGGAAGCCAAATTAAAATGCTGTGGGCTGGCTAGCCATGGATGATTACCCCCATCAGCCATCTTAGGAGTCACTCCAAAATGGTAGTTGCCATCTGCActattgttattctttttcttctgttagGACAAACTAAATtatgtctttttcttttcatggtTGACAGAAAACCACTTTAATATTAATTCACGGATTTCTCAAATCCACTCAAACAACTcagctgaaacaaaaaaacaagatttAAATCTACAACTCTAAAAGACAATTCTAAAATAGTAATCAGATTCAATAACATGCAGTGGCAgggtattcagcagttaaGCCTAGTAATATCTAAAATGGAGAGAATTTTACGATAATTTGAGAAAAATCTCCTCTGATGCCAATTTAAAACTACTAAGCTAAGAATCATGGGAAGGTGATCAAATTTTCAATATGTCCCCTCcagaaaactgaaattttccaaaaaaagtaAGACTGACGGTTGAACAAGATTGCAGTAGTTTAAATACCTGCTCCAATACCAATGACGGACCCTGCAGCTCCAATGATAGCACCCTCCCCTCCGGAGCTTCCACCCACTATCTTGGAAAAGTCGAACGGATTGCAAGTCCTCCCATACACCTTATTGGCAGACTCCCACCACATAGATAACTCACTACAGTTGGATACGGCCAGTGGTATCGCCCCTGCCAGACGCAAACGGCGAACAACGACGGCGTCATCGTCAGCCACAAGATCTCGACGAGACACAAGCCCACCGCTGTTGGGAAGGCCTCTTACTTCAAAAGATTCTTTGGTAGTGAATGGTACGCCAAAGAAGGGCTTAGAAACCGCAAGCTCGTCTCTCTCCTCTCGTGTCATTTCGCAGAGCATTTCGTCAATTTCTTTCGCCTCTTGTAAGGCATCCGAAAAGCGATCGGCCACCACGGCATTGATACCAGGATTAACGGCATAAATCCTGTCTATAAATACGAGCAATAGTTCCTCAACACCAATTTCCAACTGGCGAATCTTACTGGCTAACGTCGAGGCGGGAAGTCTCAGATAGCCGTGAACAGGTGTCTGGAAAACGTGATTGTTGGACATTGCTTCCAGATTGAGTTTCCTTAAGTGACAGTATCTTTCATAAACGAACACAGGAGGATCGCGATCATAGCTTTGGCACTATAACCGCCGCCCTCGACAGGTGAAACTACGCTATTTAGGTTTTCATCGTCGGTTCCGTCTTCAAGAAATTTCCCATGAGACACCTTGAACCGGAACTTGCCCACAAAGCTTCGCGGGCTGCAGATCAATGGCGGATGTCGGCGTGTCCGAGAGTTCATGAAATTTCTTTGGTCGATTTCATCACCAAAGAGAATTTGGCCCAAAAATAGCATCCGGTTCGTTATAAAAGCCTCTCCGGTGAGAATTTGGTGCAAACTGATTTCCAACGGTATGGATCCGGGCAACACAACTGAGAACGGTGTTGTGGTCGAGAAGACCGCCAGCCAGCTCAAGAAAGAAGCTCAGAGGTTGGCAAAGttagaaaaatttaataaaaagaaggaaaaggaagCAGCCCTTGCAGAAAACCAGAATCAAGTAAGttgtgaaatttaaatttagaaTGAGTTTAGTTTATTGAAAAACTTTGTTGCTTGCACAACGCCAAACGGCGTGGGCGCTTCAACTTGTTTCATTCGGTACTAGACACTGATAACTGAAGTTTATGCTAATTCTGCGTAGTTTTGGATCAACTGAATGTTGATTAGTTGGAAATTGACAGGGCGGAAGCTATCCTCTGATAAACATACTTTCAAGATCACTCTGGTCTTTATTCACTTCCTCATTTGAGCTGGGCTGGCCTCGAATATCAGAAATTTGCCTTGCTAATCAACAGgaagcaaacaaaatcaacaagtACTCTGTCGAACTAAATTaaagtcagtcttgaagttTGTCTAAACTACTACACTTAAGGCAGTTCCAATGTAGAGGATGTTGGAGCATGCAGTGTATGCGTGGTTAAGGCaccaaaataatgtttattATATTTGATTAAACTTAAGCCATTCATGAGTTTTATTCAATAACTCAACGTGAGCAATACTGCCTGTTTCTGTAGAaaaagagcaacaaaaagaagaaggagacAACAAAGAAAGTATTTGTGTATGACAAACCAACTGCACcaggagaaaagaaaggtaaGTAAGATATGCATGTGTATGGAGGAATACTAGAAACAAGCACCTTGACTGGATTGACCttctgaaaaataattattatcattcccATCTACTATATTGATTGCCAACACATATCAAGGATACTTTCAGAGGTGTTCATACTTAGTCATGGCTTCAGAGTACTGTGATAAAAACCTCTTGAAGAAGAGCATGGAGCCAACAACCTCAACTCTGTACATTTTATGGTAGCCAGTTCAGGAATTGTACCTGGAAGTCATCAGTGGAAGGCGAGGTACTCACAGTATGACTGCGCCAACCCTTTGTCCCAAAATATTTATCTAGTAGGAGTTGGATTAAGGAAACTATGATTATACTAATGAGACAAAAACTGTCATCTAACAACAACATGAAGATGACGTCTCTGACCAGCTTAATTTTTGGTATGTTAGATGTGAGTGGAGCAATGCCAGATAGCTACAGTCCTACTTACGTTGAGGCGGCATGGTATCCTTGGTGGGAAAAACAGGTAAATCACTTTCTAATGCAACAACATACCGAACAGACAAAAGCAAAAGGTTTTGATTTggttcagtttttttgttggttccaattttttcaaactagtttacaaatttgagaattttaacctagttacataatttcaaactaatttttattttactttttaattttgaataagTAGAGTCACTGAGTGTGATTTGAGTCCAATAGTGTTTGCCTTGTGAATTTTATGGTTTTTGCTTCTGCTCCTTCCTGTGATCTTTCACTGTCCCTTTCAGAACATGTTCTAAAGATGAAACAATTTATATTAATAACTTAATAATACAAATTATTGTGATTTGTGCATTTTAGGGATTTTTCAAGCCAGAGTATGGGGTAAgataacaattaattttgttgtcacTGTTGTTCGGATATTGTTGTTGTATTATACTTACTAACctgtatttcttgtttctgATAATAATTCTGAATTTTCATTGGGGAAAGTTCATTTTATGATAAGTTAAACGAAAATTATATAAacatttagttattttttgaaaCAGCGCAAGAGTCTTCAGGAGCCAAACCCACGAGACCTTTTCATGATGTGCATTCCTCCACCCAATGTCACTGGTTCACTGCATGTCGGTCATGCTCTGACAAATGCAGTAGAGGATTGCATAACAAGATGGTGAGTTTAATGAGTATACCTAATGAACTTGTTATAACATTTATCTCACACAGTATTACAGTCTTTAGACTGTTATACTGTGTGTATTGTAATGTTATTGGTCCTGTATCAACTCAGTAGGGGAACATTTTATATACTGTAATACTGTGTGCACTGTAGCATTGTTGGCCCCGTATCTGACCAATAACGGATATGTTAAGATATCATGCaatgtacaataataatattattattacattattgttATACAGGAATCGCCAGATTGGAAAGACAGCATTATGGAATCCTGGATGTGATCATGCAGGAATAGCTACACAGGTAGTTATCTAATAAAACTGtgtaaaagaaacaaaaaataggaaatactagggagtttaagcagcaacgacgacAACAGCaatgaaaacgtcacttgaaaataaacattaattttgggaaatggtgactattttgttattgtttctacttcctcgcatcccttatttttgacagagcacgcaggaaatggactggtagaagcgccattgaagtaaatatagagttCTAATGAAAGATTTGTTGTTGcatgttcacgttgtcgttaaaaccttaaatttggaaatttcacattgTCATTTGGGAGACTGCATCAAAGAATTGaattaaagtgcgtgccgcatgTGCAGcactattatttttcctcattcaatcaatcagagcattgttttctggcatcCTCATTGCCATTGctgtcgtccttgcttaagatCTCTACTGTGATTGTTTGACTCATGACTCTGTACTGCCGTCTCATCTGAAAGGATGCAATAAACATAATGATAAGTATCTTTTTTCGGTTGTCAATTTTAAGGTCGTTGTTGAAAAGAAGCTCATGCGAGAGCAAGGCATTACACGGCATGATCTGGGAAGGGAGAAGTTTGTTGAAGCTGTATGGAAATGGAAGAATGAGTATGTTCAGTGAAAATGGTTACTTTCTTACTGGAACAAAATTCTTGAGTGTTACAGATACATGTATCAGCAGCCCAGATTCCACTATTGAATAGTTGGGCATGTCAATCATTATATGTTCACTCTATATGGACAGTTGGAAAATTATTTATCTGAGTACTGGGAAAGTACCTGGCAGACTTCGAggagtgttttttttcccaagaacTGTTAAACAAtgtcttaaaaataattattgttttggatgattttcttttatgcaaTGTTGTGGATCTCTCTTATAGAAAGGATATCACGAAGCAATGCTCAGTCCATGCTCAGTAGAATAGAGTGGTTCCATTACATGAATTCTTTAGATATTCAAATAttaaacttttgaaatttctttgtcaACAGAAAGGGCGACAGAATTTATGAACAGTTACGAAAGATGGGAGTCTCAGTAGACTGGGACAGGGCTTGTTTCACAATGGATCCGGTATGTTTGTTCATTTGTACTGTAACTTgccaataattttattatcataCCTTGTAGTTTGAAAGGATGAAAAGCGTCACCTGTCACTTAATGAGAATTCTCTTCCTGAGTTAAATATTACAGTGCAGTGGCTGGCAACAGAGTGGTTTTATCCAAAGAAGTTGttcttgtaataataattatcattgtacaTGTGATTTTCTTTCTGTTGATGCCCTTTTTGTTTGAGCAACCTCAGGGCATTGCATTAAATGTTTGTATATCCTTGactgcaataattttgttctAACAGTATCAGTCACTTGTCTTCATCTCATGTCACTGAAAACTGGTGCTAtccttttggttttttttgttcaacttGCAACTGAATTGATCTTACATGaatttccttcattttgttGTAACAGAAACTAAGTAGAGCTGTTAAGGAGGCATTCATACGACTGCACGATGAAGGGCTTATCTACAGGAGCAGACGGCTGGTGAACTGGTCATGCACTTTGAACTCTGCTATCTCCGATATTGAGGTAAAGTGACAACAGTGCAAGTCATTTATCACCAAAAGAAATCAGCCACTGATGACAGTAATTTGCAGGAAATGTTAATGAATGTAATGGACCAATCTAAAAGAAACGTTGCATGAACCCTCCTCTGTTTggaatactaataataataaaattaatttactaattaataaaatgaattgCTTGATTGATGGACTGACTCATTGTTTGATTGATTGTTAATTAGGTTGATAAAAAGGAGTTAGCAGGGAGGACATTGTTGCCAGTTCCTGGTTATGAAAATAAAGTAGAATTTGGAGTTTTGGTGCATTTTGCGTACCCAGTGGAAGATTCAGGTGAAGTTCCTGTAACACACATTAATTTCAGCCAGGTACAAATTTTCAGCTACAGTTTTAAGTGCATACAGAATGATGTAAGGATGTTTTACTTATCTTGTATCTTTATCCTTGCAGATGAGAAAGTAATTGTTGCTACAACACGTGTGGAAACTATGTTAGGTGACACAGCAATTGCAGTACATCCGAATGACACCAGATACAAGGTACATATGAGAAGATTATTATTCACAGGGCATTAATACACGTACTGGAATAATACCTTTGCTTCTCAGACTCACCAAAAAGTACCTTTACCaagaaggttttttttttactatggGAGGGCTTTGAATCATTGTAGATAACATATTGGTTTACTTTGGTTAGCCTTTCTTACCGTAAACTTCTCTTCATTTACAGCATCTTCATGGGAAATTTGCTCTACACCCTTTCTGTAATCGGAAACTACCAGTTATCTGTGATGATGTAGTTGATCCTGAGTTTGGAACAGGTAGGCATTGTTTAAAGCCGGGTCACCCaaaaacttgttttttgtATGTGGAGTGAATCGTTACCCAACCCAAAATAAGTTTATTGGAAGGAAGGTGGGTGGGAAACAAGGCAAACAGAGCAAGAGAACACTCAGAAAAGTTTCCTGCAGTGCCCTCCTTATCCAACCCCCACTTCATGTAAACTGCGGTGAAACAGTCACATTGACTTGGTTTAATGCTTgtctttaaggacggtgcctaccaTTGtcattgcgcatacgttctgcgcatctccagatactcggatttcctatcgccattgtttactaatacagggatttttgcgcggtttaaaactatccggagaaagtagatcttagtaagttctcttggtatccaaaaagaaaattgggggtaaccatgcattcttgagagataattaagcttcaatttgagaaagaacgccatacattgctttgtattttaaagctttttacagatattattcatgaattatctttgaagaatgcatggttacccccaagtttctttttgtatttcaataggacttgttaagatctacatttcctgtataatcacacaccggggaaaaaatatctttaattagtagtcaccgtccttaagacaaaattcttgttttcttttgtttaaggtGCGGTGAAGATAACTCCAGCTCATGATCATAATGATTATGGAGTTGGCCATAGGCATAAGCTGCCTTTTGTGACAATGATTGATGATAGTGGAAACATCAAAGATGTCAAGGATTTTTATCCAGAATTCCAACATTTTGTTGTGAGTTTTTatacagcaataattattttgcacaaaaattcaataatcattattaattttaatagttGACTGGAAGTATCCTTTTGAATAAATGAATCAGGGAACAAACAAACTTAATAAATGAAgatagaaacaaaattaatgaatgatGAAAGAAAGTTATTTTGTGTGCAGAATCAGGTGTACTTGCTTACAGTTTCTTCATGGTTTAATGTAGGGTTTGAAGAGATTTGATGCAAGGAAAGTAGTGCTTGAAGCTCTCAGGAAGAAAGAACTGTTTATAAAAACAGAAGACAATCCAATGGTTGTTCCAATATGCAGGTAAATTTCTGAAAGATGCAACCACAGGATGATATGGAAGTTGAAGTTCTTCAAGCTACTGCTAAAGtggtttattatataaaatggagtgctttatagggatttccgCGACTGTAAAAAACCATATctccacacgtgaaaaattataataattattttttcgtgtgtgtttgagatagccaatcagctgctgacatgTCTTTTGCTCACGAATGAACGGCATCCTGTTTTCTTTCTATACATGTacatgaattaatttttaggATGATCatattaataaaaaaagtaCTATATTGTTGATTGGAGATacagaatttctcttctcacTTTCAACTTGAAATCCCACTCGTTCACTGTACTAACTCATGAGATTttgagttgaacacgagaaggaAAATTCCATTGCTCTGCACActcatgtattattctctgtTTATTGAATCTACATAAAGATTGATATTAACAAGTATTGTAAACAGAACTGTTGTTCATGACTACTGTACATTCATTACTTTTGTGCAGTGGAGGATTAATAATTTGGAAAGACATATAAAAGCTCAAAGGTTTTATCTTTATGAAAAATTTAGTGTTAAATGCTTTAATTTACAGTTATTATGATTGTTTTAACATTGGTccttaaattgtttttgtgaCAAAGTTATGATGAGTTTATGGTAAtgtttctcatttcttttaaCTGTAATAATTAGAATGATAATCTAAATACCTATGATTATTATGTAATGTCTTCATTGTAGTCGGTCAAAAGACATTGTTGAGCCACTTATTAAACCTCAGTGGTATGTGGACTGTCAGGAAATGGCAGCAATGGCTGTGAAGGTACACCACTCCATACTTTTACCATAGTTTTACTTACTTTTGCATGCACAAGTATACTTGGATCTGTGACAGGTGCAGTTGCCCACAACTTGCAAAATTTTGCAACTTCCTCCAGCTAAATTGTTTGGGAAAAAATGAGAAGACATGAGGGTTTACTGGCCACTTTCAAACTTGTGTGCCTTTCTCCAGCCCAATTGTTCCAGAAAAAAGATAAATCATGGAGGCCTTCTTGTGCACAGTTTACTGTGCCATCCACTACATTATGTTGCATTCTCCTCCCacttatatttcttttaacaatCTTTTGGATATGGTAATAACCATTCTATTATTTTCATCTGTGGCTTGCAACATTATCAAGATGTATCGGGATCTTCTTATAGTTTTGCCAATGCGCGAGCCGTCAATATTTCGTGGTATTGCTGTCTCACTTTTGTTATTGTGGATAAGTTTCATAGGTAGAAAGAATTGAAATTTCGATCAGGCATGGCTTGATTAGTTTGCAGTTTTATTTATCCTTATAAATGATGGATTGCTACTCAGCCCAACATGGAATGTATTTACGAGCTGTCAATTATAATGTGGTATTGCcgtctcaaaattgcaataattagTTTATATAATTTTGTGTCCAAAAAAAAGCTTCAGACACAGTTGCATTTTCAATGACCCCAAtaatgacaacattttttgaatgTTTGATTTGCATCCACTAGCTTTTGACTCATAGATTGTCAGTTCCTTGACAATTTTGTTATGCATTTTGTGTTTGTGGCTGCAGGCTGTTCGCAATGGAGATCTCAAAATTATTCCCAGCAGTCATGAGAAAGTCTGGTACAGCTGGCTTGAAAATTGCAGGTACGTTGGTAAACAATCGAATAACAAGaataatgaaattttcatcatcatgaattgtaaataaatttttgaaaatgttgacaTAAGTTTTGATTGAGTAACACTATGTTTACCCTTGCAGGGATTGGTGCATCTCCAGACAGCTGTGGTGGGGTCATCGCATCCCATCATTTTTTGTCACTGTTGATGATCCAAGTGTTCCGCCAGGAGAGGTAGCAAACATTTTCCTTGATTCATGATCCACCATATCTTCATTGCTGACTGGTCTTATCAAAGTTATGTTATTCCACAGTTTTTGATATAAAGACGGTGTGGAGTTTAAATTATTGCTTCTTTTGCTTGGTACATGTAATTCAGGAATTCAGATCTCTTAAGggaagaataattattttagactATTGAACACTGCTTGTCTTTGCTACGCAAGTTTACTTACAGTAGAAAAGGTAAATAGGTGTTTTGTAAGAGTTTCTTTACCATAAAGTGTAGGCATTTTACACAAGTAGTTGGCACATATTGCCATCTCTCATCTTCAGCTTGGAAGCGTTTGACTTAAATCAACTGATTAGTTAATGAGGGCTAGAATTTCAATGCAATGTGGGCTTACAGTCACAATTTCCTCTCATTAGAAGAAACACAGCAGCTTTGTTCTCTCTTACTCTTTTTTCCCACTAACCCCTTTTATGAACATTATTCTACAACTCGTTCATTGGAAAACGGTGCAACGTATTAAATGTTCTTCAAAAAAACTAATGAcagcaatattatttttgctttttcttcctttttttttctctttttttgtagGATACGGATGGGAAATATTGGGTCAGGTAGGAAATACTGTAGATAAAAAGTTTCTTTGGTTGCCAGTTTATGTAACAGTTAGTTAgagttagagcagttttcaaatgactgtcgaaagtaattacgtgatcgcgattgctacgcttagtgattggcttgaaagactcgcgccagttttttcagccaatgagaagaaaaaccaaaaccaatcgcaccatgtacgcgtgatttttcccgcgcttggagcgagttacagataattgccaggaattgtgattggttcatcgcgctgcctgctccggttgtgattggtcggagtaattgctttggttttggtttttcgacagtcatttgaaaaccgctctatcaCAAGTTACCAAAGTTAAGCAGGCCaaataatgttttcatttttttggttCTAGTGGTCGGACTGAAGAGGAAGTGTTAAAGAAGGCAGCAGAAAGATTCAATGTAGCTCCGGAGAAGATCACTCTGAAACAAGGTACATTGAAACCATCTGGATGAGTTCAGCAGAAAATTGGAAATAAGAAAGAGGGTGTGGGTGGCAAGGGACTGTAAAATCTTGGGAAAactgaaggaaaaataaagcagagggtattaaattttctttccttccccTCGGTGTAGCTGTGTGCCTCGACCGCTCTCGTCTGGACCTAAATCTAATGACAAAACTGTCTCCACCTATGCGATTTTTCcgttgcttttgtttttttgtctttttgtttgcttgtatAGAGATGGTGTAAATGGGTCAAATGTGATTCGGCATGACTGATAATGCTTATCAGTACGTTTTTGATGTGCCATTTTTCCCTTTGCAGACGAAGACGTGTTGGACACGTGGTTTTCTTCCGgcttgtttcctttttcaataTTCGGTTGGCCAGAAGAGGTCAGTATTAGACTGTTAACTGTTACCGTTATAGGAAGTTCCTTGTTCGTGTGAGATACAATGTGTCAGTTCTTCGACACTATTTGTACTATATTTGTACTATTTTTTGGCGGTAAACCATTAGATTTTGACTACAGTTAACGGAAAACCATCGCTAATCGAACTGTTAAGTTCTTGGTTCTCTATTATTTTGAATCTAAAAGGGCTTCTTATAAGTATACccttttattatcattattattattgtttatttttcggAATAAAAACGAGGTATATGCAGTTATAGGTGTCTCCAAAACATTCGACGTACACCTCTGT is a window from the Acropora palmata chromosome 1, jaAcrPala1.3, whole genome shotgun sequence genome containing:
- the LOC141888059 gene encoding fatty-acid amide hydrolase 2-A-like, yielding MSNNHVFQTPVHGYLRLPASTLASKIRQLEIGVEELLLVFIDRIYAVNPGINAVVADRFSDALQEAKEIDEMLCEMTREERDELAVSKPFFGVPFTTKESFEVRGLPNSGGLVSRRDLVADDDAVVVRRLRLAGAIPLAVSNCSELSMWWESANKVYGRTCNPFDFSKIVGGSSGGEGAIIGAAGSVIGIGADIGGSIRMPSFFNGIFGHKPSPDIVPNSGQFPDATGNRQQFLCTGPMCRYAEDLKPLLSVMAGEGATSLNLDDTVDVSKLRIFTIEDCGGNFLVSNVAPELKQAQLYVCQQLEEKLGVKAEPLKIDKFASSLEIWTSMMSSAAQKPFCFYLGNQEASVNPYWELMKACVGLSNHTIPAIGLGILEKVESVTPKGVLESFLQIGEELRQELESILGEDGIVLYPSHPSPALNHNQPLLFPFNFSYTAIFNVLYLPVTQCPVGLSQSGLPLGVQVVAANNKDRLCLAVALEIERLCGGWDRLYSKKLNMALNLEQ
- the LOC141888027 gene encoding valine--tRNA ligase-like, yielding MKFLWSISSPKRIWPKNSIRFVIKASPVRIWCKLISNGMDPGNTTENGVVVEKTASQLKKEAQRLAKLEKFNKKKEKEAALAENQNQKKSNKKKKETTKKVFVYDKPTAPGEKKDVSGAMPDSYSPTYVEAAWYPWWEKQGFFKPEYGRKSLQEPNPRDLFMMCIPPPNVTGSLHVGHALTNAVEDCITRWNRQIGKTALWNPGCDHAGIATQVVVEKKLMREQGITRHDLGREKFVEAVWKWKNEKGDRIYEQLRKMGVSVDWDRACFTMDPKLSRAVKEAFIRLHDEGLIYRSRRLVNWSCTLNSAISDIEVDKKELAGRTLLPVPGYENKVEFGVLVHFAYPVEDSDEKVIVATTRVETMLGDTAIAVHPNDTRYKHLHGKFALHPFCNRKLPVICDDVVDPEFGTGAVKITPAHDHNDYGVGHRHKLPFVTMIDDSGNIKDVKDFYPEFQHFVGLKRFDARKVVLEALRKKELFIKTEDNPMVVPICSRSKDIVEPLIKPQWYVDCQEMAAMAVKAVRNGDLKIIPSSHEKVWYSWLENCRDWCISRQLWWGHRIPSFFVTVDDPSVPPGEDTDGKYWVSGRTEEEVLKKAAERFNVAPEKITLKQDEDVLDTWFSSGLFPFSIFGWPEETEDYKVFYPGTLLETGHDILFFWIARMVKLGLKLTGQLPFTEVFLHAMVRDAHGRKMSKSLGNVIDPIDVIKGISLEELHKTLDNSNLDPREIERARKGQKEDYPEGIPECGTDALRFALCAYTAQGRDINLDVLRVQGYRHFCNKLWNATKFALNGLGSNFSPNAKQELTGNETLEDRWILSRLSCAVKTANEGFRNYDFPSVTTAIYNFWLYELCDVYLEYLKPVLQKGGQETTSTARNTLYTCLENGLILLSPFMPFLSEELFQRLPRRTAGAPPSICVTPYPEELPWSDTKLEDEMSLVQSIVKAIRSIRQEYNLTKAKPEVYVVFSDQSLASTVSKFTDTACTLSSSESIHVVSEEKPPKGCAVATVSDKCEIHVLLKGLVDVAKEITKLDAKKEKLNGQLAKLKEAMEIPDYTTKVPENVQQQNTEKLQQFETELGKIEKALASFKMAE